The Caulifigura coniformis genome includes a region encoding these proteins:
- a CDS encoding redoxin family protein, whose protein sequence is MRQVFALLAVSMLLAGLSPAEGAENLSVVSDFTLGDYRGREYKLSEFEKQPVVVVAFLGIECPLAKQYSVRLQELAKEYADKGVTFLGVDANSQDAPTEIAAFVRRQGLEYPFLIDVGSKLAEQMGATRTPEVVVLDQNRSIRYRGRIDDQFQIGVIRDKADRQELRDALDSLLAGKAVAVPQTTPIGCLIGRPQSPTEKPTVTWSKEIVRIFQKRCQECHREGDIGPFALSDYEEAAGWGDMIREVVRENRMPPWHASPEFGHFSNARLLPAEEKQAILTWVREGCPQGDPADLPEPRTFTKGWQLSREPDAVFQMAEAYPVPADAGKQGVKYQNFWVDPQLTEDKWLAQAEVVPGAPAVVHHIIVYMHPDKENRRQEVFLTAYVPGLRVRPIAPGYAKRIPAGSQLRFQVHYTPNGTATLDQSKVGLIYADPATVTNEVVTTEAVNTRFQLEPFKDDQVVHASTRKSPRDVEMLTMSPHMHLRGKSFRFQLKKPDGTLDTLLDVPRFDFNWQTSYELAEPITLPAGSQIVCTASFDNSEDNLNNPDPSKRVKWGDQSWDEMMIGYFDIVVPRTDKAAGKIIGPGIPDDTPFAQMDVDKDGVVSRDEAKVHPLLSQFYDVVDADKSGDLDIEELGKALKMLKAAGGQPKK, encoded by the coding sequence ATGCGTCAAGTGTTTGCACTTCTGGCCGTCTCGATGCTCCTGGCGGGCCTGTCACCGGCGGAGGGGGCGGAGAACCTCTCCGTGGTTTCCGACTTCACGCTCGGCGATTACCGGGGACGGGAGTACAAGCTCTCGGAATTCGAGAAGCAGCCGGTCGTCGTGGTGGCATTCCTGGGGATCGAATGCCCGCTCGCGAAGCAGTATTCCGTGCGGTTGCAGGAACTGGCGAAGGAATACGCCGACAAAGGCGTGACGTTTCTGGGCGTCGACGCGAACAGCCAGGACGCGCCGACGGAGATCGCGGCGTTCGTGCGGCGGCAGGGGCTTGAGTACCCGTTCCTGATCGACGTGGGAAGCAAGCTGGCAGAGCAGATGGGCGCCACGCGCACGCCGGAAGTGGTCGTCCTCGATCAGAACCGCTCGATTCGTTATCGCGGCCGGATCGATGACCAGTTCCAGATCGGGGTGATTCGCGACAAGGCGGACCGCCAGGAACTTCGCGATGCGCTGGACTCGCTGCTCGCAGGGAAAGCGGTGGCCGTTCCGCAGACGACGCCGATCGGCTGCCTGATTGGCCGTCCGCAATCGCCGACGGAAAAGCCGACGGTGACGTGGTCGAAGGAGATCGTCCGGATCTTCCAGAAGCGTTGCCAGGAATGTCACCGTGAGGGAGACATCGGGCCGTTCGCGCTGTCCGACTACGAAGAGGCCGCAGGCTGGGGAGACATGATCAGGGAAGTCGTCCGTGAGAACCGGATGCCGCCCTGGCATGCGAGCCCGGAGTTTGGTCATTTCTCGAACGCGCGCCTGCTGCCGGCCGAGGAAAAGCAGGCGATCCTGACCTGGGTGAGGGAAGGGTGTCCTCAGGGAGACCCTGCGGACCTTCCGGAGCCCCGGACGTTCACCAAGGGCTGGCAGCTGAGCCGCGAACCGGACGCGGTGTTCCAGATGGCGGAGGCCTATCCGGTTCCGGCGGACGCGGGAAAGCAGGGAGTGAAATACCAGAACTTCTGGGTCGATCCACAACTGACGGAAGACAAGTGGCTGGCGCAGGCGGAGGTCGTTCCCGGAGCGCCTGCGGTCGTGCACCACATCATCGTGTACATGCATCCGGACAAGGAGAACCGGCGGCAGGAAGTGTTCCTGACGGCCTATGTGCCGGGGCTGCGCGTGCGGCCGATTGCTCCGGGCTATGCCAAGCGGATTCCGGCGGGATCGCAGCTTCGCTTCCAGGTGCACTACACGCCGAACGGCACGGCGACGCTGGACCAGAGCAAGGTGGGGCTGATTTACGCGGACCCGGCGACGGTGACGAACGAAGTGGTGACGACGGAGGCGGTGAACACACGGTTCCAGCTCGAGCCCTTCAAGGACGACCAGGTCGTCCATGCGTCGACAAGGAAGTCGCCTCGCGATGTGGAGATGTTGACGATGTCGCCGCACATGCATCTGCGGGGCAAGTCGTTCCGCTTCCAGTTGAAGAAGCCGGACGGCACGCTGGACACGCTGCTGGATGTGCCGCGGTTCGACTTCAACTGGCAGACCAGCTACGAGCTGGCCGAGCCGATCACTCTTCCGGCGGGGTCGCAGATCGTGTGCACGGCGTCGTTCGACAACTCGGAGGACAACCTGAACAACCCCGATCCTTCCAAGCGGGTGAAATGGGGGGACCAGTCGTGGGACGAGATGATGATCGGGTATTTCGACATCGTCGTTCCGCGGACCGACAAGGCGGCCGGGAAGATCATCGGCCCGGGAATTCCGGACGACACACCGTTCGCGCAGATGGATGTGGACAAGGATGGCGTGGTGAGCCGTGACGAAGCGAAGGTCCATCCGCTTCTCAGCCAGTTCTACGACGTGGTGGACGCCGACAAGAGCGGCGACCTCGATATCGAAGAACTGGGGAAGGCGCTGAAGATGCTCAAGGCGGCGGGGGGCCAGCCGAAGAAGTAG
- the moaC gene encoding cyclic pyranopterin monophosphate synthase MoaC: MSELTHFDETGASRMVDVSAKAITARRALAEAVVEMQPATLELIRDRKHAKGDVFEVARLAGIQAAKMTSQLIPLCHVLPLDGAAVRFEVLDATRLRIETEVKVTAKTGVEMEALTAASVAALTVYDMCKAVDREMTIASVRLLEKEGGRSGHFIRPT; this comes from the coding sequence ATGTCTGAACTCACGCATTTCGATGAGACCGGCGCCAGCCGCATGGTCGATGTCAGCGCGAAGGCCATCACCGCACGGCGGGCGCTGGCCGAGGCCGTCGTCGAGATGCAGCCGGCCACCCTCGAACTCATTCGCGATCGCAAACACGCCAAGGGAGACGTCTTCGAAGTCGCCCGGCTCGCCGGCATCCAGGCGGCCAAGATGACCTCCCAGCTGATCCCGCTGTGCCACGTCTTACCGCTCGACGGCGCGGCTGTCCGATTCGAAGTCCTCGATGCAACCCGCCTCAGGATCGAAACCGAAGTGAAGGTCACGGCGAAAACCGGGGTCGAAATGGAAGCCCTCACGGCAGCAAGCGTGGCCGCCCTCACGGTTTACGACATGTGCAAGGCCGTCGATCGTGAGATGACCATTGCGTCCGTCCGCCTCCTGGAAAAGGAGGGAGGCCGCAGCGGACATTTCATTCGCCCCACGTAG
- a CDS encoding serine/threonine protein kinase, which translates to MSASLQQFARGLEDGGIVSAEAIRSSLSSLDGTPDSEGLVKELLRTRKLTKFQADEILHGRAQSLVLGNYLLLERIGQGGMGQVFKARHRRMDRIVAVKRLPDDVSGDQLAIARFDREVRAAARISHPNIVAAFDADDANGVHFLVMEYVQGADLARVIRKVGPLPVENAVDLVRQAARGLAAAHAAGIVHRDIKPSNLLLDRHGVLKILDMGLARFESISDDSAPSDLTGIGAIMGTVDYMAPEQALDSKSADARADIYSLGCSLFTLLTGRPVYEGETPTARLMAHQASPIPDLRTHRPEVPESLQAVFVTMVQKDLNDRFQSMTDVIQSLEGFEPPLSPLAVDPFTDLSPRNSAAYELAGDTVLERPRSSGFPIRAALAGIAIAGALIAALAFRGSPDVTPAGPPRVAPASPDEEEAPVAHVAIDPVVATSIPPLIDAVRQPPTGFISLFNGSDLQGWQGAVSEQELLAVPETNRPALQQKANEAAATRWTVIDGLLKSDGQAIGLQTIAHYRDCEFSIDWKLPADAAAAITLRGSSTLTMAETGLQLGDRPLTAAPRLTAGQTPTGWNTLHITLRGDKVTVRSNGMLLVDNLPLKNSNDPEKIVPASGPLELRPLKGKAEFRNIFLKVL; encoded by the coding sequence ATGTCGGCTTCGCTGCAACAGTTCGCTCGAGGGCTGGAAGACGGTGGCATTGTTTCCGCCGAGGCGATTCGCAGCAGCCTCTCGTCACTCGACGGAACTCCCGACAGCGAAGGCCTCGTGAAGGAACTTCTTCGCACCAGGAAGCTGACGAAGTTCCAGGCCGACGAGATCCTGCACGGCCGCGCTCAATCGCTCGTGCTCGGCAACTACCTGCTGCTCGAACGCATAGGTCAGGGCGGAATGGGCCAGGTGTTCAAGGCCCGCCATCGTCGCATGGACCGCATTGTCGCGGTGAAGCGGCTGCCGGACGACGTCAGCGGAGACCAGTTGGCCATCGCCCGGTTCGATCGCGAAGTGAGAGCCGCCGCACGCATCTCGCATCCGAATATCGTCGCCGCGTTCGATGCCGACGACGCAAATGGCGTGCACTTCCTCGTCATGGAGTACGTCCAGGGCGCCGACCTGGCGAGAGTGATCCGCAAAGTGGGACCTCTGCCGGTAGAGAACGCCGTTGACCTCGTGCGGCAGGCGGCCAGGGGACTCGCAGCCGCCCATGCGGCTGGCATCGTTCATCGCGACATCAAGCCCTCCAACCTGCTGCTCGACCGGCATGGCGTCCTCAAGATTCTCGATATGGGGCTGGCCCGCTTCGAATCGATCTCCGACGACTCGGCTCCATCCGATCTCACCGGCATCGGGGCCATCATGGGAACGGTCGACTACATGGCCCCCGAGCAGGCTCTTGACTCGAAATCGGCCGATGCCCGCGCCGACATCTACAGCCTCGGATGTTCACTCTTCACCCTCCTGACGGGCCGGCCCGTCTACGAAGGCGAAACCCCGACGGCCCGGCTCATGGCCCATCAGGCCAGTCCCATTCCGGACCTCCGAACGCACCGGCCCGAGGTCCCCGAATCGTTGCAGGCCGTTTTCGTAACGATGGTCCAGAAGGACCTGAATGACCGCTTTCAGTCGATGACGGATGTCATTCAGTCACTGGAAGGATTCGAGCCGCCGTTGTCGCCGCTGGCAGTCGACCCATTCACCGATCTTTCTCCGCGAAACTCCGCCGCCTATGAGTTGGCGGGTGACACGGTGCTCGAGCGGCCTCGCTCGAGCGGCTTTCCCATCCGCGCCGCCCTGGCAGGCATCGCGATCGCCGGAGCCCTCATTGCGGCCCTCGCGTTCCGCGGAAGTCCTGACGTCACGCCCGCGGGGCCGCCAAGAGTTGCCCCCGCGTCCCCCGATGAGGAAGAGGCCCCGGTCGCGCACGTCGCCATCGATCCGGTCGTCGCGACCTCGATTCCGCCCCTGATCGATGCCGTCCGCCAGCCGCCCACCGGTTTCATCTCCCTCTTCAACGGCAGCGACCTCCAGGGCTGGCAGGGTGCGGTTTCCGAGCAGGAGTTGCTGGCGGTTCCCGAAACCAATCGGCCCGCCCTGCAACAAAAGGCCAACGAAGCGGCCGCGACCCGCTGGACCGTCATCGATGGCCTGCTGAAGTCCGACGGCCAGGCAATCGGCCTCCAGACCATCGCCCACTACCGCGACTGCGAGTTCTCAATCGACTGGAAGCTCCCCGCAGACGCCGCCGCAGCCATCACCCTCCGCGGCTCCTCCACGCTCACAATGGCCGAGACGGGTCTCCAGTTGGGCGACCGCCCGCTCACCGCTGCGCCGCGCCTCACTGCCGGTCAAACGCCCACAGGGTGGAACACCCTCCACATCACCCTTCGTGGCGACAAGGTCACCGTCCGTTCGAATGGAATGCTCCTCGTCGACAACCTCCCGCTGAAGAACTCGAACGATCCAGAAAAGATCGTCCCCGCCAGCGGCCCACTCGAACTCCGCCCCCTGAAAGGCAAAGCCGAGTTCCGGAACATCTTCCTGAAGGTCCTCTAA
- the tadA gene encoding tRNA adenosine(34) deaminase TadA, with translation MSDDLVNPLAPYERWMFSALEQARRAMEIDEVPIGAVIVHQDEIIGEGYNQRETLSDPTAHAEMIAITQAAQALGDWRLAGCTLYVTLEPCPMCAGAIVQARMPRVIFGTTDPKAGACTTLYRITDDPRLNHRCAVLGGVLQEECKGLLKQFFVQQRSRGKK, from the coding sequence ATGAGCGACGACCTCGTCAATCCCCTCGCCCCGTACGAGCGCTGGATGTTTTCCGCGCTCGAGCAGGCGCGTCGTGCGATGGAGATCGATGAAGTTCCAATCGGGGCCGTGATCGTTCACCAGGACGAGATCATTGGCGAGGGATACAACCAGCGCGAGACGCTGAGCGATCCGACGGCCCATGCGGAGATGATCGCCATCACGCAGGCGGCGCAGGCGCTGGGAGACTGGCGCCTGGCCGGCTGCACGCTGTACGTGACACTCGAGCCGTGCCCGATGTGCGCCGGGGCCATCGTTCAGGCGCGGATGCCGCGGGTCATTTTCGGGACCACCGACCCCAAGGCCGGCGCCTGCACGACGCTCTACCGGATCACCGACGATCCACGCCTGAACCACCGCTGTGCCGTGCTGGGGGGCGTTCTGCAGGAGGAGTGCAAGGGGCTGCTCAAGCAGTTCTTTGTGCAGCAGCGATCGAGGGGCAAGAAATAG
- a CDS encoding DUF5615 family PIN-like protein: MTSEPEIRYLLDEHIPHVVLAGLRRRNIDFTSINEMRLKGIEDTNVLALARELGRIVVTQDSDFLVEPLSVESHAGIVFVRAGMSISSVLDVLQLIHRACTPVEMHNHIEHASSLQ; the protein is encoded by the coding sequence ATGACAAGTGAGCCCGAGATACGGTACCTGCTGGACGAGCACATTCCGCACGTTGTCCTTGCTGGTCTCAGGCGTCGGAACATTGACTTCACCAGCATCAACGAGATGCGGCTCAAAGGGATCGAGGATACGAACGTCCTGGCGCTGGCGCGAGAACTGGGGCGCATCGTGGTCACGCAGGACAGTGATTTCCTGGTGGAACCGCTGTCGGTGGAGTCCCACGCGGGAATCGTGTTTGTCCGGGCCGGGATGTCCATCAGCAGCGTGCTGGATGTGCTTCAATTGATCCATCGAGCATGCACCCCGGTCGAAATGCACAATCACATCGAGCATGCTTCGAGTCTTCAATGA
- a CDS encoding DUF433 domain-containing protein: MPTTSLDRHIESTPNVLGGRPRIAGRRISVAQIASWHTKHDWPVTQIVSEFNLSPADVHAALAYFYDHREEIEASWQLDLKLEEESKARDPSIVPEIIRKSSRESAADSGSTGG; this comes from the coding sequence ATGCCGACGACGTCGCTTGATCGACATATCGAATCGACGCCGAACGTCTTAGGGGGACGGCCGCGAATTGCAGGCCGCCGGATTTCCGTGGCTCAGATTGCGAGCTGGCACACGAAGCATGACTGGCCGGTGACGCAGATCGTCAGTGAGTTCAACCTGTCTCCCGCCGACGTGCATGCCGCGCTCGCGTACTTCTACGACCATCGCGAAGAGATCGAGGCCTCCTGGCAGCTCGATTTGAAACTGGAAGAAGAATCGAAAGCCCGGGATCCGTCGATCGTTCCCGAGATCATCCGCAAGTCGTCTCGAGAATCGGCAGCCGACAGCGGGTCAACTGGCGGATGA
- a CDS encoding aspartate-semialdehyde dehydrogenase: MFNTVALVGATGAVGRIMRQLLEERPLPAKTFRFLASKRSAGGTITFRGQDHQVEELTKDCFAGTDLVIATTPDEIARDYLPSAVEAGATVIDESGYWRMKEGVALVIPEVNPQDAINAKGIIASPNCSTTQMVVALKPLHDAAKVKRVVVSTYQAVSGIGLSGTKELEEGTHMHLHGQPYNYTAFKHPIAFNCIPQIGGEKEAGYTSEEMKMVYETRKILGDESILVCPTCVRIPVANCHSETIAVETERPISPEEARGLFESFPGIKVVDDIGSSMYPMPLNSTGSDLVYVGRIRKDLSHPNGLSFWCVSDNLRKGAATNAIQIAELLAKHRFGK; encoded by the coding sequence GTGTTTAACACTGTTGCACTCGTCGGGGCGACCGGCGCCGTCGGCCGCATCATGCGTCAGCTGCTCGAGGAACGTCCTCTGCCGGCGAAGACGTTTCGTTTCCTGGCGTCGAAGCGGAGCGCGGGGGGGACCATTACGTTCCGGGGGCAGGACCACCAGGTCGAAGAGCTGACGAAGGACTGCTTCGCCGGGACGGACCTCGTCATCGCCACGACGCCGGACGAAATCGCCCGCGACTATCTGCCATCCGCCGTAGAGGCGGGGGCGACGGTGATCGATGAATCGGGCTACTGGCGGATGAAGGAGGGGGTGGCCCTCGTGATTCCAGAGGTCAATCCGCAGGATGCGATCAACGCCAAGGGGATCATCGCCAGCCCGAACTGCTCGACGACTCAGATGGTTGTCGCGCTGAAGCCGCTGCATGACGCGGCGAAGGTGAAGCGGGTGGTGGTGAGCACGTACCAGGCGGTCAGCGGGATTGGCCTGTCCGGAACCAAGGAGCTGGAAGAAGGGACGCACATGCACCTGCATGGGCAGCCCTACAACTATACGGCGTTCAAGCATCCGATCGCGTTCAACTGCATTCCGCAGATCGGCGGGGAGAAGGAAGCGGGCTACACCAGCGAAGAAATGAAGATGGTGTACGAGACCCGCAAGATCCTCGGGGACGAGAGCATTCTTGTGTGCCCGACCTGCGTGCGAATCCCGGTCGCGAACTGCCACAGCGAAACGATCGCCGTGGAGACCGAACGACCCATTTCGCCCGAAGAGGCCCGCGGGCTGTTTGAAAGCTTCCCGGGGATCAAGGTCGTGGACGACATCGGCTCGAGCATGTATCCGATGCCGCTCAACAGCACCGGTTCGGACCTCGTGTACGTCGGTCGCATCCGCAAGGACCTGTCGCATCCGAACGGGCTTTCGTTCTGGTGCGTGAGCGACAACCTGCGGAAGGGGGCGGCAACGAACGCGATCCAGATCGCAGAACTGCTGGCGAAGCACCGATTCGGGAAGTGA
- a CDS encoding class I SAM-dependent methyltransferase — translation MSGSLTLRGMTPPFLWKTGLKLGRRFGFVEKFQYGKEQPAAYYDQRFDLSDHWKLHYTRSHYYPLWTVVADRLRRAKVRTILDIGCGPGQVACLLRDRGFENYTGLDFSPNRVKAAKDCCPTLNFVVADIFASTVLEEHPYDCVLTMEFLEHIERDLEVLSRIRPGTFVLATVPNFPAAGHVRHFRDVDEVCQRYESLFSSLEVYAILADEGGRRHFVMEGRRA, via the coding sequence ATGAGCGGTTCACTGACACTTCGCGGAATGACCCCTCCATTCCTGTGGAAAACAGGCCTGAAGCTCGGGCGACGGTTCGGCTTCGTCGAAAAGTTTCAGTACGGAAAAGAGCAGCCGGCCGCCTACTACGACCAGCGGTTCGACCTCTCCGACCACTGGAAACTCCACTACACCCGGTCGCACTACTACCCCTTGTGGACCGTTGTGGCCGACAGGCTCCGACGGGCAAAGGTTCGCACCATTCTCGACATCGGATGCGGGCCAGGGCAGGTCGCCTGCCTCCTCCGCGATCGCGGCTTCGAGAACTACACCGGGCTCGATTTCAGCCCCAACCGCGTCAAAGCCGCGAAGGACTGCTGCCCGACCCTCAATTTCGTCGTCGCCGATATCTTTGCGTCGACAGTCCTTGAAGAGCATCCGTACGACTGTGTCCTGACCATGGAGTTCCTCGAGCACATCGAACGCGACCTCGAGGTGCTCTCACGGATTCGCCCCGGCACGTTCGTCCTCGCAACCGTCCCCAACTTCCCGGCCGCAGGACACGTCCGCCACTTCCGGGACGTCGACGAAGTCTGCCAGCGGTACGAGTCCCTGTTTTCGTCGCTCGAGGTCTACGCGATCCTGGCCGACGAAGGGGGCCGGAGACACTTCGTCATGGAAGGCCGCCGCGCCTAG
- a CDS encoding SDR family NAD(P)-dependent oxidoreductase: protein MTRFGDLTGRRILVTGSSSGIGRAVALELADAGADVILHGRKATGPIEDVAAEIAKRGGRVEIRPKNLLTADGAAELLSEEAWATWGGLDGAVLNAGVDLLTGESRSLPYEEKLDRLLKVDVRASVVMGRSIGDRMKEQGHGSILTIGWDQADRGMEGDSGELFAVAKNAVMGFTRSLAVSLAPKVRVNCIAPGWIRTAWGDGTSQAWHDRVLRETPLARWGTPEDIARLARFLLSDDASYLTGQVLNANGGAVR from the coding sequence ATGACGCGGTTTGGTGATCTGACCGGGCGGCGGATCCTGGTGACGGGTTCGTCGAGCGGGATCGGGCGGGCCGTTGCGCTCGAACTGGCCGACGCGGGGGCGGATGTGATCCTGCACGGCCGGAAGGCGACGGGGCCGATTGAGGACGTGGCCGCGGAGATCGCGAAGCGAGGGGGGCGCGTCGAGATTCGACCGAAGAATCTGCTGACGGCGGACGGGGCGGCCGAGTTGCTTTCCGAGGAAGCATGGGCGACCTGGGGCGGTCTGGACGGCGCCGTCCTGAATGCGGGAGTGGACCTGCTGACCGGAGAGAGTCGCTCACTTCCCTACGAGGAGAAACTCGACCGGCTGCTGAAGGTGGATGTCCGGGCGTCGGTCGTGATGGGCCGAAGCATCGGCGACCGAATGAAAGAACAAGGGCACGGCTCGATCCTCACGATCGGGTGGGACCAGGCCGACCGGGGGATGGAGGGAGACAGTGGCGAGTTGTTCGCGGTGGCGAAGAACGCGGTGATGGGTTTCACGCGTTCCCTCGCTGTGAGCCTGGCTCCGAAGGTCCGGGTGAACTGCATCGCGCCGGGGTGGATCCGGACTGCGTGGGGGGACGGAACCAGCCAGGCCTGGCATGACCGCGTTCTGCGTGAGACGCCGCTGGCCCGCTGGGGGACGCCGGAGGACATCGCGCGTCTGGCGAGGTTCCTGTTGAGCGATGACGCGAGCTATCTCACCGGGCAGGTGCTGAATGCGAACGGTGGGGCTGTTCGCTGA
- a CDS encoding DUF423 domain-containing protein, giving the protein MSGERWIVVGCVLAGLAVVFGAFAAHGLDTRLPVQYAEQTRVVVGETVPAARKYIADFKTAAEYQMFHALGMIACGLVAIRRPAASLNVAGWCFLLGTVLFSGSLYALVLRGVTKLGMITPFGGMLFIVGWVALAIGAAGSGRPTAGAAP; this is encoded by the coding sequence GTGTCAGGCGAGCGGTGGATCGTGGTGGGATGCGTGCTGGCGGGGCTGGCCGTGGTGTTTGGTGCGTTCGCTGCCCACGGCCTGGATACGCGACTGCCCGTTCAATATGCGGAGCAGACGCGAGTGGTTGTGGGAGAGACGGTCCCGGCGGCGCGGAAGTACATCGCCGACTTCAAGACGGCGGCCGAATACCAGATGTTTCACGCACTGGGGATGATCGCCTGCGGGCTGGTGGCGATTCGCCGGCCGGCCGCGTCGCTGAATGTCGCGGGCTGGTGTTTCCTGCTGGGAACGGTGTTGTTTTCGGGGAGCCTGTACGCGCTGGTGCTGCGTGGCGTGACGAAGCTGGGGATGATCACGCCGTTCGGGGGGATGCTGTTCATCGTCGGATGGGTCGCGCTGGCGATCGGGGCGGCCGGATCAGGACGCCCGACTGCGGGAGCAGCGCCATGA
- a CDS encoding cytochrome D1 domain-containing protein, with translation MNAPFSRAVALMVMVCSSTALQAGSMNSLMDLSSDGRFLACSNRDSGTVTVLEQQDGTWARKSELRIGRHPEGVSFIGATHLFAVAVYGDDVVALVDADRGAETARIEVFDEPYSVVSTPDGSRLFVTLDYPGRIAEIDPAAKKVLREIEAGPFARGLALTSDDRLLVTEYYTGIMHAIERASGNRLESWKGTKEDNLARQITLHPKRPKAYLPHIRSRTTVPQGAGAIFPYLAVLDTDAPKPVEEGSTPPSRRKRVQMDSFRGTFVVANPWEASVSPDGAKLAVVFAGTDDMFLCNIIDDDYRELSWSATARTGHNPRAVRFTADGSQLLVYNALDFAVSVLDAKSLARLQTVSVCDCPLDEEMLAGKRLFYSANQPMVGQRWISCSSCHPDGDSDGRTWQQPEGLRQTQPLGGLAWTHPLHWSADRDEVQDFEHTIRGPLMQGRGLVRGPLPDALGEPISGRSKEADALALYANSHKFDLSPYARVTGTNGERQVGLTEAARRGRDVFFRDSVGCAECHSGPYFCDSRAGSLTRHDVGTGNDDPSELMGPKYDTPTLIGLYRSAPYLHHGRAATLEEVLTKYNVGEKHGRTSQLTKEEISDLVAYLNSLPYEDTDAQALAAGLKKVEK, from the coding sequence TTGAACGCACCCTTCTCTCGTGCTGTCGCCCTCATGGTGATGGTCTGCTCGTCGACGGCCCTCCAGGCCGGATCGATGAACAGCCTGATGGACCTCTCCTCGGATGGACGGTTCCTCGCCTGTTCCAACCGCGATTCCGGCACCGTCACCGTTCTCGAGCAGCAGGACGGAACCTGGGCACGCAAGTCGGAACTGCGCATCGGCCGGCATCCGGAAGGAGTCAGCTTCATCGGCGCAACGCATCTCTTCGCCGTCGCCGTCTACGGCGACGATGTGGTCGCCCTCGTCGACGCCGATCGCGGCGCGGAAACCGCCCGCATCGAAGTCTTCGATGAACCCTACTCCGTCGTCTCCACCCCCGATGGATCGCGGCTCTTCGTCACGCTCGACTACCCCGGCAGGATCGCCGAGATCGATCCCGCCGCGAAAAAGGTCCTCCGCGAGATCGAGGCCGGTCCGTTTGCCCGCGGCCTCGCCCTCACCAGCGACGACCGGTTGCTCGTCACCGAGTATTACACCGGCATCATGCACGCGATCGAACGCGCATCCGGCAACCGGCTCGAGTCCTGGAAAGGAACGAAGGAAGACAACCTCGCCCGCCAGATCACGCTCCATCCGAAGCGGCCGAAGGCCTACCTGCCCCATATCCGTTCAAGAACAACCGTCCCGCAGGGCGCCGGCGCCATCTTCCCCTATCTCGCTGTCCTCGACACCGATGCGCCCAAACCGGTCGAGGAAGGCTCGACGCCTCCGTCTCGCCGCAAGCGCGTGCAGATGGATTCGTTCCGCGGCACGTTCGTCGTCGCCAACCCCTGGGAAGCCTCCGTCTCGCCCGATGGAGCGAAACTCGCCGTCGTCTTCGCCGGCACCGATGACATGTTCCTCTGCAACATCATCGACGACGACTACCGTGAGTTGAGCTGGTCGGCCACGGCCCGAACCGGTCACAACCCCCGGGCCGTGCGCTTCACCGCCGATGGCTCGCAACTCCTCGTCTACAACGCCCTCGATTTCGCAGTCTCGGTCCTGGATGCGAAATCGCTCGCCAGGCTTCAGACCGTCTCCGTCTGCGACTGTCCGCTCGATGAAGAAATGCTGGCCGGCAAACGCCTGTTCTATTCGGCCAACCAGCCGATGGTCGGCCAGCGCTGGATCTCCTGTTCGAGCTGTCATCCCGACGGCGATTCGGACGGCCGCACCTGGCAGCAGCCGGAGGGACTGCGGCAGACGCAGCCTCTCGGCGGACTCGCGTGGACCCACCCGCTCCATTGGTCGGCCGACCGCGATGAAGTTCAGGACTTCGAACATACCATCCGCGGCCCACTCATGCAGGGACGCGGCCTGGTTCGCGGCCCCCTCCCGGATGCCCTCGGCGAGCCCATCAGCGGGCGATCGAAAGAGGCCGATGCCTTGGCGCTCTATGCCAACTCGCACAAGTTCGATCTCAGCCCCTATGCCCGCGTGACCGGAACGAACGGAGAGCGACAGGTCGGGCTGACCGAAGCGGCCAGACGCGGACGCGACGTGTTCTTCCGCGACTCCGTCGGGTGCGCCGAGTGTCACAGCGGTCCCTATTTCTGCGACTCACGGGCGGGATCCCTCACCCGGCACGACGTCGGCACCGGCAACGACGATCCCTCAGAACTGATGGGCCCGAAGTACGACACCCCCACGCTGATTGGGCTGTATCGCTCGGCCCCCTATCTTCATCATGGTCGTGCGGCCACCCTCGAGGAGGTCCTGACGAAGTACAACGTCGGCGAGAAGCACGGCCGGACAAGCCAGCTGACGAAGGAAGAAATCAGCGATCTGGTGGCCTACCTCAATTCGCTGCCCTATGAAGACACGGACGCCCAGGCTCTCGCCGCGGGTTTGAAGAAGGTGGAGAAATAG